Proteins found in one bacterium genomic segment:
- a CDS encoding IMP cyclohydrolase has protein sequence MYVGRIVAVGKTDKPFVAYRVSSRSFPNRVARITGIGAAIQPLDPEDMKKNPYIAYNCIRVSEKGTVVSNGSHTDPIFEKIEAGMAPDMALQTVLTEMGFEKDEYNTPRIAGVVTDTVGYIGTVRADGVEVSSFDLENNSCHVICTYEMDRVESKCYPFVAENASDAAKYAVDGGIFKELEKPICAAAWMDELTVYNPHE, from the coding sequence GTGTACGTTGGAAGAATAGTTGCGGTCGGCAAGACTGATAAGCCGTTTGTGGCATACAGAGTCTCATCGAGGTCGTTTCCAAACAGAGTGGCCAGGATCACCGGCATCGGAGCCGCTATACAGCCGCTTGACCCGGAGGATATGAAAAAGAACCCGTATATCGCATACAACTGCATCCGAGTATCGGAAAAAGGCACAGTCGTATCAAACGGGTCTCACACTGACCCGATTTTTGAAAAGATTGAAGCAGGCATGGCTCCCGATATGGCTCTGCAGACAGTGCTTACTGAAATGGGATTTGAAAAAGACGAATACAACACTCCTCGCATTGCAGGCGTGGTGACCGACACGGTCGGATATATAGGAACTGTGCGCGCGGATGGAGTGGAAGTCTCCAGCTTCGATCTTGAGAATAACTCATGCCATGTCATCTGCACGTATGAGATGGACAGGGTCGAGAGCAAATGCTATCCGTTCGTAGCCGAAAATGCATCTGATGCCGCAAAATATGCAGTGGACGGCGGAATCTTTAAAGAACTGGAAAAGCCGATCTGCGCCGCCGCATGGATGGACGAACTGACGGTTTATAATCCGCACGAATAA
- a CDS encoding tetratricopeptide repeat protein produces the protein MKKSVLAILLVAGVIVLGSMGAGVWLLVKYMPRSVSMRHASKPIHVQVPKQKSTDTLAVFNFSGEGDSDAMLYSIGFARALADRLHCAPTCLTQQPSISQISARLCQDLGDSFAVPSIEQAAKIGRSMGVRYAVTGQLKMSGNNVDIVMWACDTYKPSSKSEIKLSGVISDIGNMQLQAVDKLLSVMKLKPTKQQFAELRKPNFTNPQILKVYANSFKEPDMKKKEAMRWQMVGMDPGSSFAVIRLLEYYYYSPSTAPQIKSNTRLQKLLSGLEVKFPANSATRMLQAMLFVSQYDYERAEKELTWLAKSDPKMAGVHSMLAYVARCRQNGKMAVAEGKKAVSLWSDNTYLRASLANDYSAAASCARQGHYMRNMNKQMYSDWLDNSNKCLREAMIAAKVDPNCSLAWYQMMQVSLELGNYDQRDKAYKKLLEISPKDTSTYIEYGRGYLRQWGGSRDQLDKIFMTADKAFGAGSSDACLVRASLLMCQANKPDDQPEILNLAERGIKASKEPNYGCLLKKCQSLAAMKRRDEAYKIAQEGYRRWGSLDWLFQLARLNGALYYYEHKMDNLRQARAQYAEYVRQIPNNPEGHVQLGWCLSHLGNRDEAKKQFLRALELDPTNESAKEKMKYVQ, from the coding sequence ATGAAGAAGTCGGTATTAGCTATTCTGCTTGTAGCAGGCGTTATCGTTCTTGGAAGCATGGGCGCCGGCGTCTGGTTGCTGGTGAAGTATATGCCCCGCAGTGTGAGTATGCGCCATGCAAGTAAACCGATACACGTTCAGGTACCTAAGCAAAAGTCCACAGACACACTCGCCGTGTTCAATTTTAGTGGCGAAGGTGATTCGGATGCGATGTTATATTCAATCGGCTTTGCGCGTGCTCTGGCGGACAGGCTGCATTGTGCTCCGACTTGTCTCACTCAGCAGCCATCAATATCACAGATATCAGCAAGGCTGTGCCAGGATTTAGGCGATTCATTTGCTGTTCCGTCTATTGAACAGGCAGCAAAAATTGGCCGCTCTATGGGTGTACGATATGCCGTGACAGGGCAGTTGAAGATGTCCGGCAATAATGTCGACATAGTTATGTGGGCCTGTGATACGTATAAGCCCTCGTCAAAAAGCGAGATCAAGCTCTCTGGTGTGATTTCGGACATAGGCAATATGCAACTTCAGGCTGTCGATAAACTTCTGTCCGTTATGAAGCTCAAACCCACAAAACAGCAGTTTGCCGAACTCCGCAAACCAAACTTCACAAACCCGCAGATTCTAAAAGTTTACGCCAATAGCTTCAAAGAGCCTGACATGAAAAAGAAAGAGGCCATGCGCTGGCAGATGGTGGGAATGGACCCTGGATCATCTTTTGCCGTGATTCGATTGTTGGAATATTACTATTACAGTCCGTCCACGGCTCCACAGATCAAGTCAAATACTAGGCTCCAGAAGCTGCTCTCCGGGCTTGAGGTCAAATTTCCAGCAAACTCAGCCACAAGAATGCTGCAAGCCATGCTTTTTGTGTCGCAATATGACTATGAGCGTGCCGAGAAAGAGCTTACCTGGTTAGCGAAATCCGACCCCAAGATGGCAGGTGTCCATTCTATGCTCGCTTATGTGGCCAGATGCCGCCAGAACGGGAAAATGGCAGTAGCCGAGGGCAAAAAGGCAGTAAGTCTGTGGTCCGACAATACCTATTTGCGTGCGTCTCTTGCAAATGACTATAGTGCGGCTGCGTCATGTGCGCGTCAGGGTCACTATATGAGAAATATGAACAAACAGATGTATTCGGATTGGTTGGATAATTCAAACAAGTGTCTGCGCGAAGCAATGATCGCTGCAAAAGTGGACCCAAACTGCAGCCTGGCATGGTATCAAATGATGCAAGTCAGCCTGGAACTCGGCAATTACGACCAGAGAGACAAGGCATATAAAAAGCTTCTTGAAATCAGTCCAAAAGACACCAGCACATATATAGAGTATGGCCGTGGATATCTTCGGCAGTGGGGTGGGAGTAGAGATCAACTCGACAAGATATTCATGACGGCAGACAAAGCCTTTGGAGCAGGTTCTTCGGACGCTTGTTTAGTAAGGGCTTCTCTGCTGATGTGCCAAGCCAACAAGCCTGACGACCAGCCGGAGATACTAAACCTGGCAGAGCGGGGAATTAAGGCGTCAAAAGAACCCAATTACGGCTGTTTGCTGAAAAAGTGTCAGTCGCTTGCGGCTATGAAACGCCGGGACGAAGCGTACAAGATTGCTCAGGAAGGATATCGGCGCTGGGGTTCGCTGGACTGGTTGTTTCAATTGGCGAGGCTGAATGGGGCTTTGTATTATTATGAGCACAAAATGGACAACCTCCGCCAGGCTCGCGCGCAGTATGCCGAGTATGTGCGGCAAATACCCAATAATCCCGAGGGTCATGTCCAACTGGGTTGGTGCCTGTCTCACCTGGGTAATCGTGATGAGGCCAAAAAGCAATTTCTGCGTGCTCTGGAGCTCGACCCCACGAATGAGTCGGCAAAGGAGAAGATGAAGTATGTGCAGTAG
- a CDS encoding LysR family transcriptional regulator, which translates to MELFQLRSFLKVAQEGSITRAAEGLFITQPAVTAHIQSLEKELGASLFDRTGRGVQLTEAGHALVDYAKKSLAILDECRQVIADLGSCKAGTLIIGAGVTTSIFLLPKWLGIFRKQYPDIDVIVRTGRSREVASMILNREIDLGFVTSPVEHADLRITGLCDESIQLVASPGWSGKGSSIAAHDLSEAPLILFPKNSGFRDYLDRIFANAGITPKVKMESDSLEAIKSFVESGLGVSFLPMSAVEEEIASGTLIALETSCLPNLVRKTSAIYRIDRYLSASARAFLEICKGQ; encoded by the coding sequence ATGGAACTCTTTCAACTTCGCAGTTTTCTTAAAGTGGCTCAAGAAGGCAGCATCACTCGCGCTGCCGAGGGACTTTTTATTACACAGCCTGCTGTGACTGCACATATTCAGTCACTGGAGAAGGAGTTGGGGGCATCCCTATTTGATCGCACCGGGCGAGGAGTTCAACTCACTGAAGCGGGACACGCTCTGGTGGATTATGCGAAGAAGTCTCTCGCAATCCTGGACGAATGCAGACAAGTCATTGCCGACCTCGGCTCATGTAAAGCAGGCACGCTGATAATCGGCGCAGGGGTCACTACCAGTATCTTCCTTCTGCCTAAGTGGCTGGGTATATTCAGAAAACAATACCCCGATATAGACGTGATTGTGCGCACTGGACGAAGCAGGGAAGTGGCTTCGATGATCCTTAATAGAGAGATCGACCTAGGGTTTGTGACATCGCCTGTCGAACATGCGGACCTGCGGATCACCGGCCTCTGTGACGAAAGCATACAACTTGTCGCATCCCCAGGATGGTCCGGCAAAGGAAGTTCTATTGCGGCGCATGATCTGAGCGAGGCTCCGCTCATACTCTTTCCAAAGAACAGCGGTTTCAGAGATTACCTGGATAGAATCTTTGCCAACGCAGGCATAACCCCCAAAGTAAAGATGGAATCTGACAGCTTGGAAGCCATCAAGAGCTTTGTGGAGTCCGGGCTGGGCGTCTCATTCCTGCCGATGAGTGCGGTCGAAGAAGAGATTGCTTCGGGGACGCTGATTGCACTTGAGACAAGCTGCCTGCCCAATTTGGTGCGAAAGACATCAGCCATATATAGAATCGACCGCTATCTGAGCGCATCGGCACGGGCTTTTCTGGAGATTTGCAAAGGTCAGTGA
- a CDS encoding adenylosuccinate synthase, whose translation MPVTVVAGVQWGDEGKGRIVDLMASQADIVIRCQGGPNAGHTIVNEFGKFALHGVPSGIFNPKALCIVGAGTVINPSSLVEELKTVAKAGADISRVLISDRAHLIMPYHRLMDNLDEQHRKGGSKIGTTGQGIAQAYSDKASRRGLRAGDLLDMSVFRAKLADTLAWQNRLLATYGHPPITTEEVLAQVEEAADFLRPMIGDTINPICDALDAGKQVLLEGQLGVMRDLDWGAYPFVTSSCPTPAGMVAGAGVPSRSVERVIGVVKAYTTAVGAGPFPTELSDSKGDALRERGGEFGATTGRPRRCGWFDAVAVKWACRVAGFTELALTKIDVLDGEPTLPICVEYKDGDKTLSSFPTTDAMSRVKPVYKDMPGWSEKTASARKMSELPVAAQGYVNELERLAGVPISMVSVGPERDSIIDRR comes from the coding sequence ATGCCGGTCACAGTAGTAGCAGGAGTCCAATGGGGGGACGAGGGCAAGGGTCGAATAGTCGATCTGATGGCCTCACAGGCGGATATAGTAATCCGATGTCAGGGCGGTCCGAATGCCGGGCACACCATCGTCAACGAGTTCGGCAAGTTTGCCCTGCATGGTGTTCCATCGGGGATATTCAACCCAAAGGCTCTTTGTATAGTTGGGGCTGGCACAGTGATTAACCCATCCAGCCTGGTCGAAGAACTCAAAACTGTTGCAAAGGCGGGCGCTGATATCAGCCGGGTGCTCATATCGGATCGTGCGCATCTGATAATGCCATATCACAGGCTGATGGACAATCTCGACGAGCAGCATCGCAAGGGCGGCTCAAAGATAGGCACGACGGGGCAGGGGATCGCCCAGGCATATTCAGACAAGGCTTCACGCAGGGGGCTGCGCGCTGGCGACCTGCTGGATATGAGCGTGTTTCGCGCGAAGCTGGCTGACACTCTAGCCTGGCAAAACAGACTTTTGGCGACGTATGGCCATCCACCGATCACGACAGAAGAAGTGCTCGCACAAGTCGAAGAAGCAGCAGATTTCTTGCGACCCATGATCGGCGATACTATCAATCCGATCTGCGATGCGTTGGATGCGGGCAAGCAGGTTTTGCTAGAAGGTCAGCTCGGAGTAATGCGCGACCTGGACTGGGGCGCATACCCATTCGTAACGTCTTCCTGTCCAACTCCTGCAGGTATGGTCGCTGGTGCGGGCGTTCCGTCGAGGAGTGTCGAGCGGGTTATAGGTGTAGTGAAGGCTTACACGACCGCAGTTGGTGCTGGACCTTTCCCGACAGAGCTTTCCGATTCAAAGGGCGATGCGCTGCGTGAGCGCGGCGGCGAATTCGGCGCCACTACGGGCAGACCCAGGCGCTGCGGTTGGTTCGATGCAGTGGCGGTCAAGTGGGCGTGCCGTGTCGCGGGATTTACTGAGTTGGCGCTCACCAAGATTGATGTGCTTGACGGTGAGCCTACTCTGCCGATTTGCGTCGAATACAAAGACGGCGACAAGACTCTCAGCTCATTCCCGACAACCGATGCGATGTCGCGCGTAAAACCCGTATATAAAGATATGCCGGGCTGGTCCGAAAAGACCGCATCCGCCCGCAAAATGTCCGAGCTGCCCGTTGCGGCACAGGGTTATGTGAACGAACTTGAGCGTCTGGCTGGTGTGCCAATATCGATGGTGTCGGTGGGTCCAGAAAGGGATTCGATCATAGACAGGAGATAA
- a CDS encoding HAD hydrolase-like protein, with the protein MKYNAVIFDLFGTLVDYLPAQDWQRSHETIAQIFSVGYDEFRMAWRQIMPDRDLGRYGGVADDFKHVCTLLGIQPSREQIDAAIEVRLDYYRRELQPRTGAIETLHKLRESGHKVGLITVCGSEIPMLWDESDFGPLMNACVFSCLEGITKPDPLIYQLACDRLGVKAEDCLYVGDGSSRELTGVLEVGMHPVLIQMEYDRDYGVDRIDAVEWQGSTIDSLSKVLELVV; encoded by the coding sequence ATGAAATACAACGCAGTAATCTTCGATTTGTTTGGGACACTGGTCGACTACCTTCCTGCCCAGGACTGGCAGCGCTCACACGAAACTATAGCTCAGATATTTTCCGTGGGTTATGATGAGTTTCGCATGGCATGGCGGCAGATTATGCCCGACAGGGACCTTGGTCGTTACGGCGGTGTTGCGGATGATTTCAAACATGTATGCACTCTGCTGGGTATCCAGCCGAGCCGGGAGCAGATTGACGCAGCCATAGAGGTTCGACTTGACTACTATCGCCGCGAACTCCAGCCGAGAACAGGCGCAATAGAGACGTTGCACAAGCTGCGAGAGTCCGGCCACAAAGTCGGTCTGATCACTGTATGCGGGTCGGAGATACCCATGTTATGGGATGAGTCCGACTTCGGTCCATTGATGAATGCGTGTGTTTTCTCATGTCTGGAGGGGATAACCAAACCCGACCCGCTCATATATCAGCTTGCCTGCGATAGGCTTGGCGTAAAAGCTGAGGATTGTCTTTACGTGGGAGACGGCAGTTCTCGTGAGCTTACCGGCGTGCTGGAGGTCGGCATGCACCCGGTATTGATCCAGATGGAATATGATAGAGATTATGGTGTGGATCGTATCGATGCGGTTGAATGGCAGGGGTCGACAATTGATTCACTGAGCAAGGTCCTTGAGTTAGTAGTTTAG
- a CDS encoding phosphopentomutase, translated as MQRCIIIVLDSVGIGALPDADKFGDAGCNTFGHIAESVGGLNLPNMARLGLGNISPIMGVEPATEPAGCYGKMAEVSQGKDTTTGHWEMVGVITERAFPVYPDGFPDDVIGKFTAGIGRKILGNKAASGTEIIKELGEEHMRTGRPIVYTSADSVFQIACHEDIVPVDQLYEWCIFARKMLVSPHNVQRVIARPFIGEPGSFTRTERRKDFSLEPPHETLLDLIAKNDGSVIAIGKINDIYAGRGISTSIHTANNHEGIGATIAAIAGGEGSLVFINLVDFDMLYGHRNDPKGYANALIEFDAALPSIMGAMGNDDILFITADHGCDPTTPGTNHTREYVPLLVYGKKAACSVDLGIRSCFCDLSATIADILSIQYDLPGKSFMDSVIA; from the coding sequence ATGCAACGCTGTATTATAATTGTGCTCGATTCAGTCGGCATAGGTGCTCTGCCTGATGCAGACAAATTCGGCGACGCTGGGTGCAATACATTTGGGCATATTGCCGAGTCTGTAGGTGGACTCAATCTGCCTAATATGGCAAGGCTGGGTCTGGGAAATATTTCGCCCATAATGGGCGTGGAGCCTGCAACGGAGCCTGCCGGATGCTATGGCAAAATGGCGGAAGTCTCTCAAGGCAAAGACACTACCACCGGCCACTGGGAGATGGTGGGAGTTATAACGGAGCGCGCGTTTCCTGTCTACCCGGATGGATTCCCAGATGATGTCATCGGCAAATTCACAGCGGGCATAGGACGAAAAATACTCGGCAACAAGGCGGCATCCGGCACTGAGATCATCAAGGAACTTGGTGAAGAGCATATGCGCACAGGCCGGCCAATCGTATACACATCCGCGGACAGCGTTTTTCAAATAGCCTGTCATGAAGACATAGTGCCTGTGGATCAGCTATACGAGTGGTGCATATTCGCACGAAAGATGCTTGTATCTCCGCACAACGTGCAGAGAGTAATAGCCAGGCCATTTATCGGTGAGCCTGGTTCGTTCACACGCACTGAGCGCCGCAAAGATTTCTCTCTCGAACCGCCTCATGAAACACTGCTTGATTTGATCGCGAAAAATGACGGCAGCGTAATTGCAATCGGCAAGATAAACGACATATATGCAGGCCGGGGCATCAGCACATCTATCCATACCGCCAACAATCACGAAGGGATTGGCGCGACAATTGCAGCAATTGCCGGAGGTGAAGGCTCGCTTGTCTTTATAAACCTGGTGGACTTCGATATGCTCTACGGCCATCGCAATGATCCCAAAGGTTATGCCAATGCCCTCATCGAATTCGATGCAGCGCTGCCGTCGATCATGGGAGCGATGGGCAATGATGATATCCTATTCATTACGGCCGACCATGGCTGCGACCCCACTACGCCGGGCACGAACCATACCCGCGAATATGTGCCTCTTTTGGTCTATGGAAAGAAAGCTGCTTGCAGCGTAGACCTGGGAATAAGATCGTGCTTCTGCGATCTATCGGCAACAATAGCGGATATACTCTCCATCCAATATGATCTGCCGGGCAAATCTTTTATGGACTCTGTAATAGCATAG
- a CDS encoding DUF3466 family protein: MKRALLVVLLCCCLAIPLQAADYHYRVLDNMTGGNLSLYQISAVSDSGRIFGFGWDNESMCNSAVTWSSQTGFSALPSPVSYYDYGVCDANRSGQAVGTASYTSPECPNWNYSAIRWTSDGTASSLTVPGYQNAQAYAINNLGWVVGFASDGLSGSPIMWNPYGIAITLDGLRVANDINDNGDIVGWSGDGANGQDMWATIRHPNGTTQILCHGEAFKISNSGNVIGSSFFWSSKTGVIDISIDLPYIDGFCLSDVNDRGEVVGFYRVWEPMFDEPYPFEWVPNEYAFVWTADSGIVNLGKMSGLEASNAFCIDDSGRIYGTSSDGLVMWEPVTTPECTSILSLMVGLGGLGLRFKRGRI, translated from the coding sequence ATGAAAAGAGCACTACTGGTTGTTCTGCTCTGTTGCTGCCTCGCTATTCCACTGCAAGCTGCGGATTATCACTATCGGGTTTTGGACAACATGACTGGTGGCAACCTATCGTTATACCAAATTTCAGCCGTGTCCGATTCTGGACGCATATTCGGTTTTGGCTGGGATAATGAATCTATGTGCAACAGCGCTGTCACCTGGTCATCTCAGACCGGATTTAGTGCCTTACCTTCGCCAGTTTCTTATTATGATTATGGTGTTTGTGATGCCAATCGGTCCGGGCAGGCTGTAGGCACTGCTTCCTACACATCCCCCGAGTGTCCTAATTGGAATTATAGCGCGATCCGATGGACATCAGATGGAACAGCCTCCTCGTTGACAGTTCCAGGTTACCAGAATGCACAGGCATATGCCATTAATAATTTGGGCTGGGTTGTGGGTTTTGCTTCAGATGGATTGTCTGGTAGTCCTATAATGTGGAATCCATACGGAATAGCAATTACTCTAGACGGTTTACGAGTTGCAAATGATATTAACGATAATGGTGATATTGTTGGTTGGAGTGGCGATGGCGCTAATGGCCAGGATATGTGGGCGACAATTCGGCACCCGAATGGCACTACTCAGATACTGTGTCATGGAGAAGCTTTCAAGATCAGTAATTCAGGGAATGTAATCGGCAGTAGTTTTTTCTGGAGCAGTAAAACAGGCGTCATTGACATCTCCATAGACCTGCCTTATATTGATGGATTTTGCCTGTCAGATGTGAATGATCGCGGCGAGGTTGTCGGATTCTACAGGGTTTGGGAGCCCATGTTTGATGAACCGTACCCATTTGAATGGGTGCCTAATGAATATGCTTTTGTATGGACTGCCGATAGTGGCATTGTAAATCTTGGAAAGATGAGCGGACTAGAGGCGAGCAATGCCTTCTGTATAGACGATTCTGGGCGAATATACGGGACGTCGTCTGACGGACTGGTTATGTGGGAGCCGGTAACGACTCCCGAGTGCACGAGCATACTCTCGCTAATGGTCGGCTTGGGCGGGTTGGGATTGCGGTTCAAACGTGGTCGCATTTGA
- the xerD gene encoding site-specific tyrosine recombinase XerD, which produces MIDYHIQRFLDYISVERGLSQNTVASYGRDLSQFASFLLKRNVTEPDKIDNDCMVAFLDMLSKEKYAQTSIARKITAVRGFIKYLCSERIIEKNPLHAFETRRPPIRLPKSLDVEDLASLLDSPDIHDDLGLRDKAMLETLYACGLRVSELIALKVEDLNLNMGFIKCMGKGNKERVVPIGEIAGEYVRAYIDRVRGRLAGIHRSEYLFLTKQGKPMSRVMFWKIIKKYAAQAGITKSITPHMLRHSFATHLIERGADLRSVQEMLGHASIATTQVYTHVSRDHLREVYKETHPRA; this is translated from the coding sequence ATGATAGACTATCATATCCAAAGGTTTCTGGACTATATTTCTGTCGAACGAGGACTGTCACAAAACACAGTGGCATCATATGGGCGGGACCTCTCTCAGTTCGCATCATTCCTGCTCAAGCGCAACGTCACTGAGCCGGATAAAATCGATAACGACTGCATGGTCGCGTTCCTCGATATGCTCAGTAAAGAAAAATATGCACAAACCAGTATCGCACGCAAGATCACGGCTGTCCGCGGGTTCATCAAATATCTCTGCTCCGAGCGTATTATCGAAAAAAATCCACTGCACGCTTTCGAGACACGAAGACCCCCGATCAGACTGCCGAAATCTCTGGATGTGGAAGACCTGGCCAGCCTGCTCGATTCGCCTGATATTCATGATGACCTGGGTCTGCGTGACAAGGCTATGCTTGAAACATTATATGCATGCGGACTTCGGGTTTCCGAACTCATTGCCCTGAAAGTGGAAGACTTGAACCTGAACATGGGCTTTATTAAGTGCATGGGCAAAGGCAACAAAGAGCGTGTCGTACCGATTGGTGAGATTGCCGGTGAGTATGTCAGGGCTTACATCGACCGCGTGCGAGGCAGGCTTGCGGGTATACATCGCTCCGAATATTTGTTTCTGACCAAGCAAGGCAAACCTATGTCGCGCGTAATGTTCTGGAAGATAATCAAGAAATACGCCGCACAGGCTGGCATCACCAAATCCATCACTCCGCATATGCTCAGGCACTCATTCGCCACTCATCTGATCGAACGTGGAGCCGATCTGCGCAGCGTGCAGGAAATGCTCGGGCATGCCAGCATAGCGACTACTCAAGTCTATACTCATGTGAGCCGCGACCATTTGCGCGAGGTGTATAAAGAAACGCATCCGAGAGCATGA
- a CDS encoding glycosyltransferase family 39 protein — MTVRDVRENWRTLLPLACIIILAAALRLIGLRWGLPNELHSYSYHPDEFLILGAALFVYLNRSLDPKLYNYPSLYIYLCTIAIAIAFRYGLSGSLDAPYLAARTVTVIIAICAVVATYWAGREFFGKAQGLIAALILAVAPLHVQHSHFATVDVPSTLFIALALGYAALVYRRGDWRDYLWAGVMTGLAAGTRYNAVLVILSVITAHFLRAKLNRSSILSGRLWASIGCMIAAFVVSTPGCILHTNEFIHGLTYEMKHVSSGHGLVFAATGNGFIYTFTSSLVSGLGPLLALIFLFAVIAALVKRDRQTLIILAFVIPYYVLISLSQVRFARYTLPLYPAIAILCAWVMCRWWNWLRGKPMLTIGGWIWAVLCFCAITFAFFFSIILDTLFVMQAPQDCAAKWIFKNVPRHASIGMIDPPWFYSPPLSKDFGFGTLPQRMEAINNTPYKIVVFSKYDKPDKWWSNDAPDWVIVSEYEIRDALRLHNNRNLTPDQKAQVNRILADLKMIDDHYVMRRVYGGILDGMDLYTENLPHDMRYVSPQIKIYERKK, encoded by the coding sequence TTGACTGTCAGAGATGTTCGAGAAAACTGGCGCACGCTGTTACCCCTTGCGTGCATAATCATATTGGCTGCCGCGCTGAGGCTGATCGGCCTTAGGTGGGGTCTGCCGAACGAACTGCACTCCTATTCATACCACCCCGATGAGTTTCTGATCCTGGGAGCCGCGCTGTTTGTGTATCTAAATCGTTCGCTGGATCCAAAGCTCTATAACTACCCATCACTGTACATATATCTGTGTACTATCGCGATTGCCATAGCCTTCAGATATGGATTATCGGGCAGTCTGGACGCGCCTTATCTGGCTGCGCGCACTGTGACAGTCATCATAGCGATATGTGCCGTTGTGGCTACATACTGGGCAGGGCGTGAGTTCTTCGGTAAAGCCCAGGGACTGATTGCGGCTCTTATACTGGCTGTCGCGCCGCTGCATGTCCAACACTCACACTTCGCCACAGTGGACGTGCCGAGCACACTGTTTATTGCACTGGCGCTGGGATATGCCGCGCTTGTGTATAGACGGGGCGACTGGCGTGACTATCTGTGGGCTGGGGTCATGACCGGCCTTGCCGCAGGCACAAGGTATAACGCCGTATTGGTGATCTTATCTGTAATCACTGCCCACTTCCTTCGCGCAAAGCTGAACCGGTCGTCTATCCTGTCAGGCAGGCTGTGGGCATCTATAGGTTGCATGATCGCAGCGTTTGTAGTCTCGACTCCCGGATGCATTCTGCACACAAACGAATTTATCCACGGCCTGACATATGAAATGAAGCATGTCAGCAGCGGACATGGATTGGTGTTCGCGGCGACCGGCAATGGATTTATCTACACGTTCACAAGCTCGCTCGTCTCCGGTCTGGGACCGTTACTGGCACTTATTTTCTTGTTTGCGGTAATCGCGGCATTAGTAAAGCGCGACAGGCAGACACTTATAATACTTGCCTTTGTGATCCCGTATTATGTGCTCATTTCACTCTCTCAAGTGCGCTTTGCCCGCTATACACTGCCGCTGTATCCTGCGATTGCGATATTATGCGCCTGGGTAATGTGCAGATGGTGGAACTGGCTGAGGGGAAAACCCATGCTCACGATTGGGGGATGGATATGGGCAGTGCTCTGTTTTTGCGCTATAACCTTTGCATTTTTCTTTAGTATAATACTCGACACGCTGTTTGTGATGCAGGCTCCGCAGGACTGCGCGGCAAAATGGATATTCAAAAATGTGCCCAGGCACGCAAGTATCGGCATGATCGACCCACCGTGGTTCTACAGCCCGCCGCTCTCGAAAGACTTCGGGTTCGGCACCCTGCCCCAGCGCATGGAGGCAATAAACAATACGCCTTACAAGATCGTTGTATTTTCCAAATATGACAAGCCGGACAAGTGGTGGAGCAATGATGCGCCAGACTGGGTCATCGTCTCCGAATATGAAATTCGTGACGCTCTCCGACTTCATAACAACAGGAATCTGACCCCGGATCAAAAGGCGCAGGTTAACCGCATTCTAGCCGACCTGAAGATGATTGACGACCACTATGTCATGCGCAGGGTCTATGGCGGGATACTGGACGGTATGGACCTTTATACTGAGAATCTGCCGCACGATATGCGATATGTCAGCCCACAGATAAAGATATATGAGCGCAAGAAATGA
- a CDS encoding DUF5317 domain-containing protein — protein MLPELIIIGLIIAWLTGGKLDRLADLKIRCVWVLVLAVALSFTSWAFRFSPTLREMHWLAGIVQMAEKFAFLAFVLANLRIAGAKLVVTGMVANLLALSVNGGLMPASKWAVVFVFGKKAMKMPIHNSLMDSSTKLGFLCDIIPMRWPYALLPEICSIGDILITLGIVVAIIVGMRMPSHKEIKASAEA, from the coding sequence TTGTTACCGGAACTTATAATAATCGGCCTGATTATAGCGTGGCTGACAGGCGGCAAGCTGGACAGACTCGCCGACCTCAAAATCAGATGTGTCTGGGTGCTGGTCCTGGCCGTGGCGTTGAGTTTCACCTCCTGGGCGTTTCGGTTTTCACCGACACTCAGGGAGATGCACTGGCTGGCAGGAATTGTCCAGATGGCCGAAAAGTTCGCATTCCTGGCCTTTGTGCTGGCAAATCTGAGGATCGCAGGGGCAAAGCTGGTTGTGACGGGAATGGTAGCAAATCTCCTGGCATTAAGCGTGAACGGCGGGCTTATGCCTGCTTCCAAGTGGGCAGTGGTATTTGTCTTCGGCAAAAAAGCCATGAAAATGCCCATCCACAATTCATTGATGGACTCAAGCACAAAACTCGGTTTCTTGTGCGATATAATACCAATGCGATGGCCATATGCGCTGCTGCCTGAAATCTGCAGCATAGGCGATATCCTCATAACACTCGGAATCGTCGTTGCGATAATAGTGGGAATGCGTATGCCCTCGCACAAAGAAATCAAAGCATCTGCTGAGGCGTAG